From one Gossypium hirsutum isolate 1008001.06 chromosome D08, Gossypium_hirsutum_v2.1, whole genome shotgun sequence genomic stretch:
- the LOC107916172 gene encoding putative disease resistance RPP13-like protein 1 isoform X3 codes for MEAIASSLVEAVVSGMFSSLSNHVSSTHFNKFARKEKILSELKKWEILLLKINACLEDAEEKQSTSCSVKLWLRDLRDIAYDAEDIIDELAYEARRRQMKEDAGPSSSTHKMMTKYMSACCVNFNPSTLKFSTKVESKIKKLTAKLEAAVAIKNDLSLEENDRGRRERVTERLRTSSLVESRVYGREKDKEVILDILMNDADKGFGDIAVACIWGMPGVGKTTLAQLVYNDIKVESSFDLKIWVCVSEEFDVIRLTAIMLEAVTSASWNSKDLNLLQVSLKEKLSGKKFLLVLDDVWNENYEQWEALCKPFIAGAAGSQILVTTRNVDTASIMASCGTYHLRELADKDCLSLFTRHALGGSDFEGHPNLKTFGEEIVKKCSGLPLAAKTLGGLLRTKRNSDEWEDIMNSKIWHLPEKGNSILPALLLSYHHLPSHLKRCFSYCAIFPKDYEFDKEELIRLWKAEGFLHHTKRKKQMEDIGIEYFRDLWSRSFFQQSTINKNRYAMHDLINDLAQFVSKEICFFNNGDKLNDGVKLESFRHFSFLRHQYDVSKRFEMLSQMTSLRTLVALPIHMLPMAASSFLTNTVLQQFVPKLGCLRVLSLNGYCIDELPHRIGDLIHLRYFNLSRTSIKSLPESVGSLFNLQTLILHGCKNLTKLPRAIENLIDLCVLDLTDTDSLKEMPMQIGNLKNLKVLSKFIVQRDSGSGIKELKGLLHLRKEISVIGLENVVDTGEARDYVLKDKNKLEGLHLQWGHESFDHRNGENGLPVFNMLQPHQDIKRVRVACYGGTKFPSWLGGSSMANIADINLSNCRNVMSLPALGRLPSLKKLSITGMNGVKRLDFEFFGDNLRSSKPFPVLEALQFQNMLNWEYWCYPNKRPDEEDREFPNLRELMIHNCPKLYQKLPRYLPSLVKLNIKGCPNMAYSVMSLPSLLDLSIEDCNKMVPRSMVDLTSLTTLRIKRVPDLTCLPNVFEQFPGALKHLILSNCIGLTALWQKGNEQELEPNELHCLASLEHLRIESCSELVSFPEIG; via the exons ACTTCAACAAATTTGCTCGGAAGGAGAAGATTTTATCCGAGCTCAAGAAGTGGGAAATTTTGCTGCTCAAAATCAATGCTTGCCTGGAAGATGCTGAGGAAAAACAATCCACAAGCTGCTCCGTCAAACTGTGGCTACGGGATCTAAGAGACATTGCTTATGACGCCGAAGATATTATCGATGAGCTTGCCTATGAAGCTCGGCGCCGCCAAATGAAGGAAGACGCAGGTCCTTCTTCCTCCACCCACAAGATGATGACGAAATATATGTCAGCTTGCTGTGTAAATTTTAATCCTTCAACTCTTAAGTTCAGCACCAAAGTGGAGTCCAAAATAAAGAAGCTTACTGCTAAACTGGAAGCGGCCGTTGCCATAAAGAATGATTTGAGTTTAGAAGAGAACGATAGAGGAAGGCGTGAAAGAGTGACAGAGAGGCTGAGAACCAGTTCTCTCGTTGAATCTCGTGTCTACGGCAGGGAAAAAGATAAAGAGGTCATTCTTGATATCCTGATGAATGATGCTGATAAGGGCTTTGGTGATATCGCTGTGGCCTGCATTTGGGGTATGCCAGGAGTGGGTAAAACCACACTGGCCCAGTTGGTGTACAATGATATCAAAGTTGAAAGCTCTTTCGATTTGAAAATCTGGGTTTGTGTCTCTgaggaatttgatgttattaggCTGACGGCGATAATGCTTGAAGCTGTTACTTCGGCGAGTTGGAATTCAAAGGATCTAAACTTACTCCAAGTAAGCCTAAAGGAGAAGTTGTCTGGGAAGAAGTTTCTTCTTGTTTTAGACGATGTTTGGAATGAGAACTATGAACAATGGGAGGCCTTATGTAAGCCTTTTATTGCAGGGGCAGCGGGAAGCCAAATTCTTGTGACAACTCGAAATGTAGATACTGCGTCAATAATGGCTTCTTGTGGAACTTATCATCTAAGGGAACTCGCAGACAAAGATTGTCTCTCGTTGTTCACTAGGCATGCTCTTGGCGGTTCAGATTTTGAAGGGCACCCAAACCTAAAAACCTTCGGTGAGGAAATAGTAAAGAAGTGCAGCGGCTTGCCATTGGCGGCTAAGACCCTGGGAGGACTCCTTCGTACTAAAAGGAACTCTGATGAGTGGGAAGACATAATGAATAGTAAGATTTGGCATTTGCCTGAAAAAGGAAACAGCATCCTTCCAGCTTTGCTATTGAGCTATCATCACCTTCCTTCCCATCTCAAGCGTTGTTTTTCTTATTGTGCCATATTTCCGAAGGATTATGAATTTGACAAGGAGGAGCTGATTCGTTTGTGGAAGGCAGAGGGTTTCTTGCACCACACCAAAAGGAAGAAGCAAATGGAAGACATAGGAATTGAATATTTTCGTGACTTATGGTCGAGATCTTTTTTCCAACAATCAACTATTAACAAAAACAGGTATGCGATGCATGACCTTATAAATGATCTAGCTCAATTTGTTTCCAAAGAAATATGCTTCTTCAACAATGGAGACAAATTAAACGATGGAGTTAAACTTGAGAGCTTTCGGCATTTTTCATTCCTTCGTCACCAGTATGATGTTTCGAAACGATTCGAAATGTTGTCTCAAATGACCAGTTTAAGAACATTGGTAGCATTACCAATTCATATGTTGCCCATGGCAGCAAGTTCCTTTTTAACCAATACTGTCTTACAACAGTTTGTACCAAAGTTAGGCTGCCTAAGAGTCTTGAGTCTCAATGGTTATTGCATTGATGAGCTACCGCATCGCATAGGTGATTTGATACACTTACGGTACTTCAATTTATCTCGAACCAGCATCAAATCATTGCCTGAATCCGTTGGATCTCTTTTCAACTTACAAACATTGATACTGCATGGGTGCAAGAACCTCACAAAGCTGCCTCGAGCTATTGAGAATCTGATCGATCTTTGTGTTCTTGATCTTACTGATACTGATAGTTTAAAAGAGATGCCGATGCAGATTGGTAACCTGAAAAATCTAAAGGTCTTGTCCAAATTCATCGTTCAAAGGGATAGCGGGTCTGGCATCAAAGAATTGAAGGGCTTGTTGCATTTGCGAAAGGAGATTTCCGTTATTGGACTGGAAAATGTGGTTGATACTGGAGAAGCTAGGGATTATGTTCTGAAGGATAAGAATAAGCTTGAGGGGTTGCATTTGCAATGGGGCCATGAATCCTTTGATCACCGAAATGGCGAAAATGGATTACCTGTTTTCAACATGCTACAACCTCATCAAGACATTAAAAGAGTTAGAGTAGCTTGCTATGGTGGCACAAAGTTTCCATCTTGGTTAGGTGGTTCCTCAATGGCTAATATTGCAGATATAAACCTCTCAAACTGTAGAAATGTCATGTCCCTTCCAGCACTTGGGAGACTACCCTCACTGAAGAAGCTGTCAATAACAGGCATGAATGGAGTCAAAagattggattttgagttttttggAGACAATTTACGTTCTTCAAAACCTTTCCCAGTTCTGGAAGCTCTACAGTTtcaaaatatgttgaattgggaGTACTGGTGCTATCCTAATAAAAGGCCTGATGAAGAAGACAGAGAATTCCCTAATCTGCGTGAGCTTATGATTCATAATTGTCCAAAGTTATATCAGAAACTACCCAGATACCTACCTTCTCTGGTGAAACTTAATATCAAAGGGTGCCCTAATATGGCTTATTCAGTTATGAGCCTCCCATCTCTTCTTGACCTAAGTATTGAAGATTGCAATAAGATGGTTCCAAGGAGCATGGTTGACCTTACCTCTCTAACTACACTGAGAATCAAGCGTGTGCCAGACCTTACATGTCTTCCCAATGTGTTTGAACAGTTTCCGGGGGCACTTAAGCATCTTATCCTTTCCAACTGCATTGGATTGACAGCCTTATGGCAAAAAG GAAATGAACAAGAATTAGAGCCTAACGAGCTACATTGCCTTGCGTCTCTCGAGCATTTGCGTATTGAATCATGCTCGGAACTTGTATCCTTTCCGGAGATAG GGTGA
- the LOC107916172 gene encoding putative disease resistance RPP13-like protein 1 isoform X4 codes for MEAIASSLVEAVVSGMFSSLSNHVSSTHFNKFARKEKILSELKKWEILLLKINACLEDAEEKQSTSCSVKLWLRDLRDIAYDAEDIIDELAYEARRRQMKEDAGPSSSTHKMMTKYMSACCVNFNPSTLKFSTKVESKIKKLTAKLEAAVAIKNDLSLEENDRGRRERVTERLRTSSLVESRVYGREKDKEVILDILMNDADKGFGDIAVACIWGMPGVGKTTLAQLVYNDIKVESSFDLKIWVCVSEEFDVIRLTAIMLEAVTSASWNSKDLNLLQVSLKEKLSGKKFLLVLDDVWNENYEQWEALCKPFIAGAAGSQILVTTRNVDTASIMASCGTYHLRELADKDCLSLFTRHALGGSDFEGHPNLKTFGEEIVKKCSGLPLAAKTLGGLLRTKRNSDEWEDIMNSKIWHLPEKGNSILPALLLSYHHLPSHLKRCFSYCAIFPKDYEFDKEELIRLWKAEGFLHHTKRKKQMEDIGIEYFRDLWSRSFFQQSTINKNRYAMHDLINDLAQFVSKEICFFNNGDKLNDGVKLESFRHFSFLRHQYDVSKRFEMLSQMTSLRTLVALPIHMLPMAASSFLTNTVLQQFVPKLGCLRVLSLNGYCIDELPHRIGDLIHLRYFNLSRTSIKSLPESVGSLFNLQTLILHGCKNLTKLPRAIENLIDLCVLDLTDTDSLKEMPMQIGNLKNLKVLSKFIVQRDSGSGIKELKGLLHLRKEISVIGLENVVDTGEARDYVLKDKNKLEGLHLQWGHESFDHRNGENGLPVFNMLQPHQDIKRVRVACYGGTKFPSWLGGSSMANIADINLSNCRNVMSLPALGRLPSLKKLSITGMNGVKRLDFEFFGDNLRSSKPFPVLEALQFQNMLNWEYWCYPNKRPDEEDREFPNLRELMIHNCPKLYQKLPRYLPSLVKLNIKGCPNMAYSVMSLPSLLDLSIEDCNKMVPRSMVDLTSLTTLRIKRVPDLTCLPNVFEQFPGALKHLILSNCIGLTALWQKGNEQELEPNELHCLASLEHLRIESCSELT; via the exons ACTTCAACAAATTTGCTCGGAAGGAGAAGATTTTATCCGAGCTCAAGAAGTGGGAAATTTTGCTGCTCAAAATCAATGCTTGCCTGGAAGATGCTGAGGAAAAACAATCCACAAGCTGCTCCGTCAAACTGTGGCTACGGGATCTAAGAGACATTGCTTATGACGCCGAAGATATTATCGATGAGCTTGCCTATGAAGCTCGGCGCCGCCAAATGAAGGAAGACGCAGGTCCTTCTTCCTCCACCCACAAGATGATGACGAAATATATGTCAGCTTGCTGTGTAAATTTTAATCCTTCAACTCTTAAGTTCAGCACCAAAGTGGAGTCCAAAATAAAGAAGCTTACTGCTAAACTGGAAGCGGCCGTTGCCATAAAGAATGATTTGAGTTTAGAAGAGAACGATAGAGGAAGGCGTGAAAGAGTGACAGAGAGGCTGAGAACCAGTTCTCTCGTTGAATCTCGTGTCTACGGCAGGGAAAAAGATAAAGAGGTCATTCTTGATATCCTGATGAATGATGCTGATAAGGGCTTTGGTGATATCGCTGTGGCCTGCATTTGGGGTATGCCAGGAGTGGGTAAAACCACACTGGCCCAGTTGGTGTACAATGATATCAAAGTTGAAAGCTCTTTCGATTTGAAAATCTGGGTTTGTGTCTCTgaggaatttgatgttattaggCTGACGGCGATAATGCTTGAAGCTGTTACTTCGGCGAGTTGGAATTCAAAGGATCTAAACTTACTCCAAGTAAGCCTAAAGGAGAAGTTGTCTGGGAAGAAGTTTCTTCTTGTTTTAGACGATGTTTGGAATGAGAACTATGAACAATGGGAGGCCTTATGTAAGCCTTTTATTGCAGGGGCAGCGGGAAGCCAAATTCTTGTGACAACTCGAAATGTAGATACTGCGTCAATAATGGCTTCTTGTGGAACTTATCATCTAAGGGAACTCGCAGACAAAGATTGTCTCTCGTTGTTCACTAGGCATGCTCTTGGCGGTTCAGATTTTGAAGGGCACCCAAACCTAAAAACCTTCGGTGAGGAAATAGTAAAGAAGTGCAGCGGCTTGCCATTGGCGGCTAAGACCCTGGGAGGACTCCTTCGTACTAAAAGGAACTCTGATGAGTGGGAAGACATAATGAATAGTAAGATTTGGCATTTGCCTGAAAAAGGAAACAGCATCCTTCCAGCTTTGCTATTGAGCTATCATCACCTTCCTTCCCATCTCAAGCGTTGTTTTTCTTATTGTGCCATATTTCCGAAGGATTATGAATTTGACAAGGAGGAGCTGATTCGTTTGTGGAAGGCAGAGGGTTTCTTGCACCACACCAAAAGGAAGAAGCAAATGGAAGACATAGGAATTGAATATTTTCGTGACTTATGGTCGAGATCTTTTTTCCAACAATCAACTATTAACAAAAACAGGTATGCGATGCATGACCTTATAAATGATCTAGCTCAATTTGTTTCCAAAGAAATATGCTTCTTCAACAATGGAGACAAATTAAACGATGGAGTTAAACTTGAGAGCTTTCGGCATTTTTCATTCCTTCGTCACCAGTATGATGTTTCGAAACGATTCGAAATGTTGTCTCAAATGACCAGTTTAAGAACATTGGTAGCATTACCAATTCATATGTTGCCCATGGCAGCAAGTTCCTTTTTAACCAATACTGTCTTACAACAGTTTGTACCAAAGTTAGGCTGCCTAAGAGTCTTGAGTCTCAATGGTTATTGCATTGATGAGCTACCGCATCGCATAGGTGATTTGATACACTTACGGTACTTCAATTTATCTCGAACCAGCATCAAATCATTGCCTGAATCCGTTGGATCTCTTTTCAACTTACAAACATTGATACTGCATGGGTGCAAGAACCTCACAAAGCTGCCTCGAGCTATTGAGAATCTGATCGATCTTTGTGTTCTTGATCTTACTGATACTGATAGTTTAAAAGAGATGCCGATGCAGATTGGTAACCTGAAAAATCTAAAGGTCTTGTCCAAATTCATCGTTCAAAGGGATAGCGGGTCTGGCATCAAAGAATTGAAGGGCTTGTTGCATTTGCGAAAGGAGATTTCCGTTATTGGACTGGAAAATGTGGTTGATACTGGAGAAGCTAGGGATTATGTTCTGAAGGATAAGAATAAGCTTGAGGGGTTGCATTTGCAATGGGGCCATGAATCCTTTGATCACCGAAATGGCGAAAATGGATTACCTGTTTTCAACATGCTACAACCTCATCAAGACATTAAAAGAGTTAGAGTAGCTTGCTATGGTGGCACAAAGTTTCCATCTTGGTTAGGTGGTTCCTCAATGGCTAATATTGCAGATATAAACCTCTCAAACTGTAGAAATGTCATGTCCCTTCCAGCACTTGGGAGACTACCCTCACTGAAGAAGCTGTCAATAACAGGCATGAATGGAGTCAAAagattggattttgagttttttggAGACAATTTACGTTCTTCAAAACCTTTCCCAGTTCTGGAAGCTCTACAGTTtcaaaatatgttgaattgggaGTACTGGTGCTATCCTAATAAAAGGCCTGATGAAGAAGACAGAGAATTCCCTAATCTGCGTGAGCTTATGATTCATAATTGTCCAAAGTTATATCAGAAACTACCCAGATACCTACCTTCTCTGGTGAAACTTAATATCAAAGGGTGCCCTAATATGGCTTATTCAGTTATGAGCCTCCCATCTCTTCTTGACCTAAGTATTGAAGATTGCAATAAGATGGTTCCAAGGAGCATGGTTGACCTTACCTCTCTAACTACACTGAGAATCAAGCGTGTGCCAGACCTTACATGTCTTCCCAATGTGTTTGAACAGTTTCCGGGGGCACTTAAGCATCTTATCCTTTCCAACTGCATTGGATTGACAGCCTTATGGCAAAAAG GAAATGAACAAGAATTAGAGCCTAACGAGCTACATTGCCTTGCGTCTCTCGAGCATTTGCGTATTGAATCATGCTCGGAACTT ACTTGA